The sequence below is a genomic window from Phoenix dactylifera cultivar Barhee BC4 chromosome 8, palm_55x_up_171113_PBpolish2nd_filt_p, whole genome shotgun sequence.
CTTTCTCCTCAGAAATTCTCCAAAAAGACACTTTGACGCACTTACTTGGCAGCGGGCGCGATCCCACGGTCGCTCCCACCTGAAGCCTGGGCCGGGGCAGGGGCCTTCTTCTCCTGCCCGGCGGCCTTCGCCACGGCATCCTTCCCGGCACTCCCCTGGCCCGAATGCTGCCCTCCGGCGCCGCCTTCCCCTCTGGGCGAGAACGAGACCCCGCCTTTCCCCAATTCCCCCTCCGATCCAGCCCCTCCAGCGAAGCCCCACTCGCCGGCACGCCCATCGATCGCGTCCGAGAACCCCCTCTTGGCGCCGGACACGAAGCTCTTCGGGAGAAGCCCGAGCGTGAGACCAACCTTCTCCTTCCGGTCGGGAGACTCGGAGCCTGGGAGCCCGAGCCTGAGCTCGGTCTCCTTGAGGTTCAGCGCCTGCCGGCGGCGGTCGTCGGCGTCCTCAGCGacggtggcggaggaggaggcggacgaCGAGAACTTGTCGGAGCTTTCCATGGTGGAGATCTCCGATAGACCTATGTAGTCATGCTCCAGAGGCGGTGACATTAACCCCTCTCTCTATGAAACCCCAGCTAACATTAAGAAGCGACTCCCTGagagatgaagagaagaagagaaatagggaagaagagaaatagggaagaagagaggaataaaaaaaaaatccaaagggagaaaaaaagctctaggacaaaaaaaaaaaaaagagagagacctTTGGGTTGGGCTTTGACGAAGagaagcctctctcttttctttattttttaaaatagcaAACAGTAACAACAACAAAGGCTTCACCTTCACCTCACTCTCTCCAAACCTTTGTTTCTTTCCAAGTTTTGCAGATAATGAAGGATATTTAGTtttgaagaggagaaaaaagagtGGACCGCTGGAGTTGAAAAGAGAATAAAATAGAAAggtcaagagagagaaaatgggaaaaaagaagaattacTTTTTTATGCGATAAAGGCCGAACTCGACGCCGACAGGTGACACAGAGAGTACCGGCACTGTCCCGGATAACGTATcccaaatttgtttattttatatacatttccttctttctttttaaagtTTAGTGGGGGATAACATGCGCTGTAAGCTTGCACGGGGcgaggggggggagagagagagagagagagagagaggtgatgAAAAAGGTTGTAAAGGATGGAATATCTGTGGAGGAAgcagggaagaggaggagatctGAGACCCAACCTCAGGGGCGGCCCAaaacatttgggggcctaaggcgaactcataaaaagaagcctttttttttttaaatgatgaaatttttttaataagtataaaatactttaaaattttatttaaaaataactcgtctagctttttgagatgcaaaattactaatcaaatTTTTATACTAACCACCTTCTATCATATTTTTCACCATTTGATAACTTACGAATGTAATGTATTATAAAGAAGTGTCTATTATTTTCATCTTTAGAAAAATGAATATCATAATCTCTAATTAGACCTTTTTCCACTATTAAGTCTCTCAACtttgtatcaatattttttCATTGAGCAGGATCATATAAATTTGTAAGAATAGAACTAGTTTCACAATATTTTTCCTTGTTTATTCTATCTCCATTCGATTCTTCATTGTGCTCTTCACTAGATATTGTTTCAGTAGATGTTTGAATACTACTATGAATTTGGTTGTCAATTTCATTTTGTTTCgttctttttatttcattttctaACTCTATTTCGGGTGCATGCTCTGTTGTTAATTCTTGAGTTGAATTTGATatggttttttctttgtttgtgacaacaaatctatctagagctcctttttgagattgaatgagtttatcaatttttcttttctttttgagtttttcatacccacattcatattttctattagacattttaatctaaaaataatattatcaaataaaacaattaaaaaaacaccacaaacaaattaagatataaaaaagttgaaaatgataaaatttgattgtgtcaaaaaaaaaacaaactcagATCCCGACAAGTAGTGCCGAACTTGACGGGGAGGGCCGAATAGTGCCGAACTTGACGGAGAGAACTGAGAAGAGGCCGAACCGCCGAAATCACAACCAACCTACAattagacaaaaaaaaataattgtagtGTCTCTAACTTGAATAAATCAAAGTTAATTGGATCCAAAAATTAATCAGTTAGCCATATATTCTCTTGATTTTTTTCATTATTGTATAACATTAAATGCAATAAGCCAATAACAACAATATGGCATATGAAAGAAAccttatttatatataattgttCGGTGATCACATATTCACAGAACTATTAGATAATAAAACAACAACCAACAAATACTTCCATGTGAAATAATTAGTGAATAGTGATTAGTCAATATACaacattaaaaatttaaaactcaCCACTGCGGTCTGCGGCCTGGGATTTGATTTTGGCCTTTGCCCTTTGGGATTTGGGATTTGGGAATAGGGATGCCAACGGAGGACGGGAGGAGCCGACGAGGcgacgaggccggagccgacgaggcgacgaggccggagccgacgaGGCGACAGAGCCCGGAGGTCGGAGGCTCGGAGTTAGAGCCTAGAGACTAGAGTTTAGAGGAGCCGGGGGCCGGAGCCCGGAgcccggaggagccggaggaGTCGGAGCCCGAAGCCGAGGACGGAGGCCGGAGCCGGAGGCCGGAGCccggaggagccgaggacggcgagcAGAGTTGGAGAGGAGATCCGGACTCCGGAGTCCGAAGCAGGGGCGGTCGAGCCTCAAGCCGTCGACGGTCGAGCCTCCCGGCTGCCGGCAGAGAAGGGAACTAGGGAAGGGCCGAAGAACTGAAGTGAAGAAGCACTGAGGGGAGATCGGGAGAGCCGGAGAGGAGAACCGAAGGTacgctctgttttttttttttttttgctttgaaggGTTCTGCCGACTGctgtttagcaaaaaaaaaacactcctCTTGATCTTTATTTTGGCTGTTATTCTTTCTGGAGAAGGGGGGGAgtcggagagaagggggaggaccATTGCCTGTCTCAGCTGTCATAGGCTCGTAGCCATGCCCATCCAGCCGTAGCCTGTCACAGCAGGCAGCAGCGTAGCCGTCGCCTCGTCGGGAAGATGGGGATTGCGGATGCACTGTAGCAGGCCGCCGTCGCCCGTCACCCTGCTACTGCCAGCTTTCGGATGTgaaagctcaaaaaaaaaaaaaaagactcttcACGAGTCCACAGGCAGAGCAGGGCGGGGCGGGGGGCCTTCCATGagccgggggccttaggcgaccgcctcggtcgcctaaggctcgagccggcactGCCCAACCTAATATTCAATGGGATTTGTCTTGCTGAGTTATCCGGGTTGGGATACGGCAATGGATTATATGCCACAAGatatttttttgggggggttATTAACTTATTATATGTCAAACACTACTTGTTTACGTCAGAGTAACTTCTTGACAAACATATTCATAAGAAGTAAAAGTACTTGGAGGTAGGATGTTCAGGAAGGAAACAAAACTTTTAAATCACAAACTTTTGGTATTGAATAGGTTGAAACCAGCCTTCACGACTTCCACTTCAATCACTATCACAATCTATTATTTTCAGAAGGCATGCGTTTCAAGATATAATTACAAGCAGAGAAAATGCATATACtatgttaaatttttttatatgatGTCACTTTATTATTAAACAATCAAAACGTGACCAGGATAAATATTagaataattattatattttttcatgGGATGAACAGCATCTTTattatatttcctcttttctACATTATGTATTTAAGTTTTTCATAGTGGTAAAGCTATTTTTACAACTTTACGCTTGATGTCCTTAGTCAAGAAATATGAAACGAGTTAGATGTCTgctaaaacaaaaatatacttttttatttttttagttacTTTGCATATATCTTGGTATTTTCGAAAATTATGGAGCGATAGTTTGGATATGACAATGAGGATAAAAGAATTATCTCTATGTATACATTAAAACTCTGATAAGAGAGAATATCATACTAAAGGTTTACAATATTTGTGAGAGGccatt
It includes:
- the LOC103702546 gene encoding auxin-responsive protein IAA17-like isoform X2; its protein translation is MSPPLEHDYIGLSEISTMESSDKFSSSASSSATVAEDADDRRRQALNLKETELRLGLPGSESPDRKEKVGLTLGLLPKSFVSGAKRGFSDAIDGRAGEWGFAGGAGSEGELGKGGVSFSPRGEGGAGGQHSGQGSAGKDAVAKAAGQEKKAPAPAQASGGSDRGIAPAAKAQVVGWPPIRSYRKNTMATNPLKNKEDAEGKHGFGCLYVKVSMDGAPYLRKVDLKTYNNYKELSSALEKMFSCFTIGQCGSHGIPGRDGLSESRLMDLLNGSEFVLTYEDKDGDWMLVGDVPWEMFTDSCRRLRIMKGSDAIGLVT
- the LOC103702546 gene encoding auxin-responsive protein IAA17-like isoform X1: MSPPLEHDYIGLSEISTMESSDKFSSSASSSATVAEDADDRRRQALNLKETELRLGLPGSESPDRKEKVGLTLGLLPKSFVSGAKRGFSDAIDGRAGEWGFAGGAGSEGELGKGGVSFSPRGEGGAGGQHSGQGSAGKDAVAKAAGQEKKAPAPAQASGGSDRGIAPAAKAQVVGWPPIRSYRKNTMATNPLKNKEDAEGKHGFGCLYVKVSMDGAPYLRKVDLKTYNNYKELSSALEKMFSCFTIGQCGSHGIPGRDGLSESRLMDLLNGSEFVLTYEDKDGDWMLVGDVPWEMFTDSCRRLRIMKGSDAIGLAPTAMEKCKNRS